A genomic stretch from Oncorhynchus tshawytscha isolate Ot180627B linkage group LG07, Otsh_v2.0, whole genome shotgun sequence includes:
- the mlnl gene encoding motilin-like isoform X1, which yields MTMRGAVTGCVVLVCLVAMLHERAEGHFSFFSPKEMRELKALQDKLGKKDIEPRSEDGQFQDVTIQQLPEDDGGTPGKTVEISVRLTAKQLEHVAPVLEDIIHEMVEQAEKKSQMRRHKTTGNIKVCLACQVNRWFSLSSWFSPSLSFSRRPGSDPCLS from the exons ATGACCATGCGTGGAGCGGTGACGGGCTGTGTGGTGCTGGTGTGTCTGGTGGCCATGCTGCATGAACGGGCAGAGGGACACTTCTCCTTCTTCAGCCCCAAAGAGATGAGGGAGTTGAAG gccCTACAGGATAAGTTGGGGAAGAAGGACATAGAGCCTCGGTCAGAGGATGGACAGTTTCAGGATGTCACCATCCAACAGCTTCCTGAGGACGATGGTGGAACTCct GGGAAGACAGTGGAGATAAGTGTTCGACTGACAGCCAAACAGCTGGAGCATGTGGCCCCTGTGCTGGAAGACATCATCCATGAAATGGTGGAGCAGGCAGAGAAAAAA agccaaaTGAGGAGACATAAGACCACAGGAAACATCAAAG tttgtcttgctTGCCAAGTCAACCGGTGGTTTTCTCTTAGCTCCTGGTTTTCCCCCAGTCTCTCGTTTTCTCGTCGTCCTGGttctgacccttgcctgtcctga
- the mlnl gene encoding motilin-like isoform X2 translates to MTMRGAVTGCVVLVCLVAMLHERAEGHFSFFSPKEMRELKALQDKLGKKDIEPRSEDGQFQDVTIQQLPEDDGGTPGKTVEISVRLTAKQLEHVAPVLEDIIHEMVEQAEKKAK, encoded by the exons ATGACCATGCGTGGAGCGGTGACGGGCTGTGTGGTGCTGGTGTGTCTGGTGGCCATGCTGCATGAACGGGCAGAGGGACACTTCTCCTTCTTCAGCCCCAAAGAGATGAGGGAGTTGAAG gccCTACAGGATAAGTTGGGGAAGAAGGACATAGAGCCTCGGTCAGAGGATGGACAGTTTCAGGATGTCACCATCCAACAGCTTCCTGAGGACGATGGTGGAACTCct GGGAAGACAGTGGAGATAAGTGTTCGACTGACAGCCAAACAGCTGGAGCATGTGGCCCCTGTGCTGGAAGACATCATCCATGAAATGGTGGAGCAGGCAGAGAAAAAAG ccaaaTGA